CCTTGTGCGCGAACTGGATGCTCTGCGGCGCTTCTTTGCCACCGTACAGGATGGCCGGGACGACGTCCGCGTGACGCAGGCGGCGGCTCGCACCTTTGCCCTGGTCCTTGCGGAGCTGTGCCGGGATTTCGTGAATCGTTGCCATGACTACTACCTCGGTTGATGAGCCGCCCTTCGGCGGCAGACCCCTCGACCGCGACCAGACGAGGGAATGTGGCCGGCACCGGTACGCCGGTGCCGGCCGGATGACGCGTTGTCAGTCGACGTACAGCGAGCTCACCGACTCGCCGAAGGCGACGCGACGGATGGTCTCGGCCAGGAGCTCGGCCACCGACAGCTGCCGGATACGGCTGCAGGCCTGGGCTTCCGGACGCAGCGGGATGGTGTCGGTGACGACCAGTTCATCCAGCTGTGAATTCATGATGTTGGTCAGGGCCGAGCCGGACAGCACCGGATGGGTGCAGTAGGCCACGACCTTGCGCGCGCCCTGCTTCTTCAGCGCGTTGGCGGCTGCGCACAGGGTGCCGGCGGTATCGACGATGTCGTCGACGAGCACGCAGGTCTTGTCTTTCACGTCGCCGATGATGTTCATCACCGTCGATTCATTCGGGCGCGGGCGGCGCTTGTCGATGATCGCGAGGTCCGCGTCATCCAGGCGCTTGGCGATGGCGCGGGCGCGCACCACGCCACCGACGTCCGGACTGACCACGATCAGGTTGTCCGTCCCCTGGTTGCGCCAGATGTCGGCCAGCAGCACCGGCGAGGCATAGACATTGTCGACCGGGATATCGAAGAAGCCCTGGATCTGGTCGGCATGGATGTCGACCGTCAACACGCGGTCGGTGCCAACGGCGCCGATCATGTCGGCGGCCACCTTCGCCGTGATCGGTACGCGCGCCGAGCGCGGGCGACGATCCTGGCGGGCATAGCCGAAATACGGAATCACGGCGGTCACCGAGGCGGCGGAAGCGCGCTTGAGCGCGTCAACCAGCACCAGCAGCTCCATGAAGTTGTCAGCCGTCGGTGCCGAGGTGGGCTGCACCACGAACACGTCCTGGCGACGGACGTTCTCTTCGATCTCGACCTGGACTTCGCCGTCGGAGAATCGACCGCAAAGCGCCTTGCCAAGCGGTACGCCGAGCCGATGCGATACGTTCTCCGCCAGACGCCGGTGCGCGTTGCCGGTGAACAGCATCAAACCTGCGTTATTCATGTGAATCTCCACCAGCGGCCATTCATCGGGCCATCGCCCGACGCTTGGGATGATTCAATGGCTGGGGCGGTAGGACTCGAACCTACGGATGCGGGAATCAAAAT
This genomic stretch from Tahibacter amnicola harbors:
- a CDS encoding ribose-phosphate diphosphokinase, coding for MNNAGLMLFTGNAHRRLAENVSHRLGVPLGKALCGRFSDGEVQVEIEENVRRQDVFVVQPTSAPTADNFMELLVLVDALKRASAASVTAVIPYFGYARQDRRPRSARVPITAKVAADMIGAVGTDRVLTVDIHADQIQGFFDIPVDNVYASPVLLADIWRNQGTDNLIVVSPDVGGVVRARAIAKRLDDADLAIIDKRRPRPNESTVMNIIGDVKDKTCVLVDDIVDTAGTLCAAANALKKQGARKVVAYCTHPVLSGSALTNIMNSQLDELVVTDTIPLRPEAQACSRIRQLSVAELLAETIRRVAFGESVSSLYVD